A single region of the Salvia splendens isolate huo1 chromosome 18, SspV2, whole genome shotgun sequence genome encodes:
- the LOC121777992 gene encoding BOI-related E3 ubiquitin-protein ligase 1-like, whose product MAVEARHLNLFSTQLIQDREVMMNAYNSQFLGVPSAAALPENQFYYPSAAAKTSVNTDSGVTYNNIAAPARKRSRDADSFNQFQNFAAQKATLAGDEIMPGIQQYQYEIDAIISQHTKKIRYELESRQKLQARVLAAAIGEGVMKKLKEKDEQIQRMAKLNLVLQERVKSLYVENQLWRDLAQSNEATANSLRTDLEQVLHHVGNGGGEQHLSAVDVADEESCCGSRSVDAEEYDDGNSGERRCRLCGEREASVLLLPCRHLCLCSACGSGSQQLQSCPVCNFSMTATLHVNMS is encoded by the exons ATGGCAGTAGAAGCAAGGCATCTGAATCTCTTCTCTACCCAGCTGATTCAAGACAG AGAGGTGATGATGAACGCCTACAACTCGCAGTTCCTCGGCGTTCCTTCCGCTGCGGCATTGCCGGAGAATCAGTTCTATTATCCGTCTGCGGCGGCGAAGACCTCCGTCAACACCGACAGCGGCGTCACGTACAACAACATCGCCGCTCCGGCGAGGAAGCGCTCCAGAGACGCCGATTCCTTCAATCAGTTCCAGAATTTCGCCGCGCAGAAGGCGACGCTCGCCGGAGACGAAATCATGCCGGGGATCCAGCAGTATCAGTACGAGATCGACGCGATCATCTCACAACAC ACGAAGAAGATAAGATACGAGCTAGAATCGCGGCAGAAGCTGCAGGCGAGAGTCCTCGCGGCGGCGATCGGCGAAGGCgtgatgaagaaattgaaggagaaGGACGAGCAGATTCAGAGAATGGCGAAACTGAATCTAGTCCTCCAGGAGCGCGTCAAAAGCCTCTACGTCGAGAATCAGCTATGGAGAGACTTAGCTCAATCAAACGAAGCCACCGCCAATTCTCTCCGCACCGATCTCGAGCAAGTCCTCCACCACGTCGGAAACGGAGGAGGTGAACAGCATCTCTCCGCCGTCGATGTCGCCGACGAGGAATCATGCTGCGGAAGCAGATCCGTAGATGCGGAGGAATACGACGACGGAAACAGCGGTGAGAGACGGTGCAGATTGTGCGGAGAGAGAGAGGCTTCCGTTTTGCTGCTGCCGTGCCGGCATCTCTGCCTCTGCTCCGCCTGCGGGAGTGGGTCCCAGCAGCTGCAGTCGTGCCCGGTGTGTAACTTTAGCATGACCGCAACGCTGCATGTTAACATGTCATGA